The genomic DNA ACCTGATTTAGCCATGGTTCTCTCCTGGTTATTCTTTTATCATATTTTATGATCCGTTAGTAGTCAATGACAACTGGTAGCAGTTTATCCGATTAGAAGTGAGCATAACCGATCTTATTCAAGCCCATACTTGCCGATAGTGTCGCTGGCAAATAAGGTCGAAATGATGACAGAGTGCGCGAAGGCAGGACAGGTAAGGTACAAGTACCTTCCGTCCTGTCCTGCGGGACGCTGCTTATTCGCCTGTGGCTCAACGCGTGTGGGGCGATTCGTTCGCAAGTGACCTCAACGAACTATTTTGTTTAATATGTCCATTTGGACTGTACCTTATCCTGACGTCAGAAATACGCCTCATACATTGTCCGATTAGAGTTTCCGTTTCCATTTATTGACATAAAACCAACGAAGTCATAGAGTCTTTCCTGACGCTTTGGCGTCGGGAGGCATCGTGCAGGGCCAACGCATCGGCTACGTCCGTGTCAGCAGTCTGGACCAGAACCCGGGACGGCAGCTTGAGCTGGTCCGGGCGGATAAGGTGTTCGTCGACATGGCCTCGGGCAAGGACACACGGCGGCCGCAGCTTGAAGCGTTGCTCGATTTCGTGCGCGAGGGCGACGTGGTGGCGGTGCACAGCATGGACCGCCTGGCCCGCAACCTCGACGATCTGCGCCGTTTGGTCCAGGGGCTGGTCCGGCGCGGCGTGCGCGTCGAGTTCGTGAAGGAAGGCCTGCATTTCACCGGCGAGGATTCGCCCATGGCCCAGCTGTTGCTGTCGGTGATGGGCGCGTTCGCCGAATTCGAACGAGCCCTGATCCGGGAACGCCAGCGCGAGGGGATCGCCCTGGCCAAGCTGCGCGGCGCTTACCGGGGCCGCAAGAAGAAGCTCTCGTCCGAGCAGGGGGCCGAACTGCGCCGCCGGGCCGCCGCCGGCGAGAAGAAAGCCCAGCTCGCCCGCGAGTTCGGCGTCAGCCGCGAAACCTTGTATCAGTATCTCAAAACGGGCGGCTGAGCCCGCCGCGTCGACCAATGCCGCCCGCTCGGCAACAGGCGGCGGTCCAAGCGGCTCCACCTGTTTTCGGGCCGGCGTACCCCGGCTACCTGGCCAGCGGCCGGGCCGGCACGCCGCCGACCACTTCGCCGCCGGCTACGTCCCGGGTCACCACCGCGCCGGCGGCGATGACCGCCCGGTCGCCGATGGTCACCCCGCCCACCACCGTGGCCCCGGCCCCGATCCACACATTGTCGCCGATGACGATGGGCGAGCCGACATAGTCCTGATCGATGGAGGATAGGTCGTGCCGGCTGAAATCATGGTCCCCGGTGACCAGGGTCGCCCCCGGCCCGATCAGCACCCCTTCGCCTAAAAACAGTCCGCCCTGGCCCGAGGCCAGCACGCTGCCCACCCCGACCCAGCAGCGCGGCCCCAGCCGGATGCCCTCGCCGGGCACGGCCCGGGACACGTAAGAACACACATACGCCCCGCGCATGACGCGGCAGCAATCCCCGATCTCGATGGCCGCCCGGGAGGCGTGCAGCCGCGCGCCCCGGTCGATGTAGACCGAGGCCCCCAGGCGGATGGTGGCGGCATGGAACAGCTCCACCCCGTCCTCGATGACCGGCCGGGCCGAACCCGGGGCCAGAAGCGGCCGGTAGGCCACATGGCGCAGGGCGATGCCGGGCAGGCCCGGGATCCAGCCCAGGAGCCATTGGGGAAGTTGTTCCAGGACGTAGCGCCCGGGCGTGGCCGCCCGGGTCCGCAGATAGGCGGAAAGGGCCGAGGCGTCGGCCTGGCCCATGTAGTCGCGAAGGCTTTCTGTCATGGTGGGATCATAACGGCGGCGCGGCCGTTGGCGGGTTGCAGGTTTCGGGACGGCGGTCCCGGTCGCGTCCGGCAGCGACGTCGGACCGTTTGCCGGGGGAAAGGGGGCATAGGTGTTGCCTCGCTATACCCTCGGTGCTATGTGCCTTGCACCGCACTATGCAAGCAATCCCCCCACAACAACTTTTTTGCGAGGCCTTCGCCGGCCGCCGCGTGTTGATCCTTGGCGGCCTGGGCTTTATTGGTTCGAGCCTGGCCTTGCGCCTGGCGGCCTGCGGGGCCAGGATCACCCTGGCCGACGCCATGATCGAGGAATACGGCGGCAACCCGCGCAACATCGCGCCCATCCGGGACGACGTCGTCATCAACTATTGCGACATCCGCGACCGCGCCGCCATCGAATGGCTGGTCCGGGACCAGGACTACGTCTTTCACAGCGCCGCCCAGGTCTGCCACCTCAAAAGCCTGTCCGATCCTTTCCCGGACATCGACATCAACATTCGCGGGACGGCCGTGGTCATGGAAGCCCTGCGGCGCTTCAATCCGGGTTGCAAGCTCATCAAGCTCGGCTCGCGGGGCCAAT from Solidesulfovibrio carbinolicus includes the following:
- a CDS encoding acyltransferase codes for the protein MTESLRDYMGQADASALSAYLRTRAATPGRYVLEQLPQWLLGWIPGLPGIALRHVAYRPLLAPGSARPVIEDGVELFHAATIRLGASVYIDRGARLHASRAAIEIGDCCRVMRGAYVCSYVSRAVPGEGIRLGPRCWVGVGSVLASGQGGLFLGEGVLIGPGATLVTGDHDFSRHDLSSIDQDYVGSPIVIGDNVWIGAGATVVGGVTIGDRAVIAAGAVVTRDVAGGEVVGGVPARPLAR
- a CDS encoding recombinase family protein, producing the protein MQGQRIGYVRVSSLDQNPGRQLELVRADKVFVDMASGKDTRRPQLEALLDFVREGDVVAVHSMDRLARNLDDLRRLVQGLVRRGVRVEFVKEGLHFTGEDSPMAQLLLSVMGAFAEFERALIRERQREGIALAKLRGAYRGRKKKLSSEQGAELRRRAAAGEKKAQLAREFGVSRETLYQYLKTGG